GCCAGCCGTTGCGCCTCCTCCGAAGAGCCCCGCAGCGTCGAGATGTCGGCCCCGGCGCAGAACGTCCCGCCCTCACCGGTGAGCACCAGTGCCCGCACGGCCGGATCGCCCGCGAGCCCCTGAAGCAGCGGTGGTAGGGAGCACCACATGGCGGCCGTCATGGCGTTGCGCTTCTCGGGGTGGCGGATGACGACCGTCGCGACCGAGTCGGTCACGCTGTACAGCAGCTGCGGCTCCATGCGCCGGATGCTATCCGGACGCCAAACCCGTACAACCCGAATAGTTCGCCGAGACGGCACAAGAGGGACAGGACCAGTCCCACAACTGACCGTGTCATACGCCAACGGTCAGAAGCGTTCGATACTCGCTGACTTCTGGTCAGCCATGGGGGAGGGAGCGCATCGTTACCAACACTCGGGGTGTGGCGACAATCGAGCGCGAGGGTGGCGACCGGACGATGGACGACGACGGGCGTGGGTTCGGCTCACGCCCAGAGGGCTGCGCGGCGCCCCTCGGCCCCGGGCCCGCGGATCCGCTGCCGTACGAAGGGGTCTGGCGGTTCACCGCACCGGCGGTCGACGCCTCGGTGCCGCAGGCGCGGCACGCCGTACGGGATCTGCTGCTGCGTCAGGGCGCGCCCGTCTCGGACGATCTGGCCCAGGGACTGCTGCTGATCGTCTCGGAGCTGGTGACGAACGCCGTGAAGCACGCGGCGGTGCTCTCACCGACCATCGCCGTCGAGCTGGCCGTCGGTGCCGAGTGGCTGCGCCTGTCCGTCGAGGACAACCACCCGTACCGGCCGACCGCGCTGGAGACCGACCACGGCCGGACCGGCGGTCGCGGCCTGCTGCTGGTGCGCGAGATCACCCATGAGGCGGGCGGGGTGTGCGAGGTCGACCACACCGCGAGCGGCGGAAAGGTGATCTGGGTCACCCTGCCGCTCAAACCCGCGCGCTTCCCGTAGGCCCTGCCGTCGTCACCAGCCGGCCGACGCGCCGGTCAGCTCCCTGATCGCCGGCCGGGCCGCGTCCAGGACGGTCATGAACCAGGACGAGAAGGGGCCCTTGTCATGCCGCTCCGCCAGCTCCGGCGGAGTGACGAACGCCGTCGACGCCACCTCCTGCGGATCCGGCCGCACCACGGCCTGCACCATCCCGACGAAGAGGTGGTTGTACTCCTGCTCCACCAGGCCGGACTCCGGGTCCGGGTGGTTGTAGCGGACCGTGCCCGCCTCGGCCAGCAGGGAGGGGGAGGCGCCGAGCTCCTCGAAGGTCCGCCGCGCCGCCGCCGCGAAGGGCGCCTCACCGGGGTACGGGTGGCCGCAGCAGGTGTTCGACCACACGCCGGGGGAGTGGTACTTGCCCAGCGCCCGCTGCTGGAGCAGCAGCCGGCCGTACTCGTCGAAGAGGAACACGGAGAACGCGCGGTGCAACTGCCCGGGCGGCTGGTGGGCGGCGAGCTTCTCCGCGGTGCCGATCGTCACGCCGTCCTCGTCGACCAGTTCCAGCAAAATCGCGTCTGCGGTGCCGCTCGACGGGCTGTGCGTCGCGGTGGCAGGTGTGATCGGCATACCCATCCTTCACATCGGTCTTCGCGCCCCAAGTCTGCCGTACGAATCCGGCACACCCGGCACTTCGCGCCGCGCCCGCATGTCCCGCGCGGCGGCGCGGAGCGCGGACGGCGCCGCTCGGGCCCGGAAGAGGGACCCAGTAGGTGATCGTGCCCGGCACGGTGGGCCGAAAATCGTCCCAGCCGGTGCGGTGGGAGCCAGAGCGAGGGCGCGCGCCGGAGGGCTGGCTTCCCCGGCGCACTCCTCGCGCAATGCGCCCCACCAGCGGCATCGGCCCCACGGGCCTCAACAATGGGCGCGTCAGTGGCAGAGATGCGCCTCGTGCTCCCGGTGCCCGCCCGGCTCCAGCTGGAAGGTGCAGTGCTCCACGTCGAAGTGGCCGCCGAGACAGTCCTGGAGCTCGTGGAGCATCTTCTCGTGGCCGATCGCGCTCAGCACCTCCGAGCTGACGACCACGTGCGCCGACAGCACCGGCATGCCGGAGGTGATCGTCCAGGCGTGCAGGTCGTGGACGTCCTCCACCCCGTCGGTCGCCAGGATGTGGGCCCGCACCTCCGCCATGTCGACACCCTTGGGCGCCGCCTCCAGCAGGACGTTCAGGGTCTCGCGCAGCAGCTTCACCGTGCGCGGCACGATCATCAGCGCGATGACGAGCGAGGCGATCGGGTCGGCGGCCTGCCAGCCCGTGATCATGATCACCAGGGCCGAGACGATCACCGTGACCGAGCCCAGGGCGTCCGCCGCCACCTCCAGGAACGCGCCGCGCACGTTCAGGCTCTCCTTCTGGCCGCGCATCAGCAGCGCCAGCGACACCATGTTCGCGACCAGGCCGATGGCACCGAACACGACAGCGAGGTGGCCCTCGGTGTCCGCCGGGGTGACGAAGCGCTGGACCGACTCGTACACGACGTACCCGCCGACCCCGAGCAGCAGCAGACAGTTGGCCAGGGCGGCGAGGATCTCGGCGCGGGCGTACCCGAAGGTGGCCCGGTCGCTGGGCGGGAGGTTCGCGAAGCGGATCGCGAGCAGCGCCATGCCGAGGCCCAGCGCGTCCGTCGCCATGTGCGCCGAGTCCGCGACGAGCGCGAGCGAGTCGGCGAGCACCCCGCCGACGATCTGGACGACCACAATGCCGAGCGTGATCGCCAGCGCGACCCGCAGTCTGCCGCGGTACGCGGAGGTCGCCGTACCGCCGGCCGGCGCGCCGTGCGCGTGCCCGTGATCGTGCCCAGCCCCCATGAAAGGTCATCCTCCCGCTGTTCGCCTGATCGTGCTCGGGCAGCCCAGTGAACTACGGGGAGGGGGTATGCGCAACGCGGCACTGAACACCGTTGTCATCTGCCCTGACCTGCGGAAACGATGCGCAGGTCAGGGCAGCCTCAGTGAGTCAGGAGCCGTGGTGCAGGAGCCAGCCCCGCCACGCCGACTCGGCCATCTCGCGTACCCCGCGCCGGGCCGTCCAGCCGAGTTCCGCAGCCGCCCGGGCCGCCGAGGCCACCGCCCGCGGAGCGTCCCCGGGGCGGCGGCCCTCGACGAGCGGTGGCCGGCGGTCGCCGGTGACCTCGCCGATGACCGTGATGAGTTCGCGCACCGAGACGCCCTCGCCCCGGCCGATGTTGACCGTCAGATCGCCCGTGACGCCCCCGTCGGCGAGCCGCCGGGCCGCCGCGAGATGGGCCTCGGCCAGGTCGGTGACGTGGATGTAGTCACGGACGCAGGTGCCGTCCGGGGTCGGGTAGTCGGCACCGAAGATCCTGGGCGCCTCGTCGCGCGTCAGCCGGTCGAAGACCATCGGGACGATGTTGAAGACGCCCGTGTCCGCCAGTTCCGGCGCGGCCGCGCCCGCCACGTTGAAATAGCGCAGACATACGGTGGAGATCCCGTGCGCCCGGCCCGCCGCCCGCACCAGCCACTCCCCGGCGAGCTTCGTCTCGCCGTACGGGTTGACCGGCGCACAGGGCGTGTCCTCCGTGATGAGGTCCACACCCGGGTCGCCGTACACCGCGGCCGACGACGAGAACACGAAGCGCTCGATCCCGGCCCCGGCGACCGCGTCCAGGAGGGTCACCAGGCCGCCGACGTTCTCCCGGTAGTACCGCGTCGGCTGCGCGACGGACTCGGCGACCTGCTTGCGCGCCGCCAGGTGCACCACACCCGTCACGCCGTGCTCGGTGAGCAACCGCTTCAGCAGGTCACCGTCGAGCGACGAGCCCTCGACGAGCGGTACGCCCGCCGGGAGCCGCGCGGGAACCCCGGCCGAGAGGTCGTCCAGGGCGAGGACGCGCTCCCCGGCCTCGTTCATGGCCCTGGCCACGTGGGCCCCGATGTAGCCGGCCCCGCCGGTGATCAGCCAAGTCATGGTCGCCCACCCTATGCGGCTCTGGGCCGGGCCCTGCGTGATGTCCCCGATGTCCGGTCTGTAGGCGCGGTTTGTGGGGCGGGCCCCGGATCCACGATGATGATCGCGGCAAGGGCTTGTGCGAACCACGTAGATCGATCTGCCGAACAGGCGGTGAACGTGGCCCTCCCGGCATCCGATAGCCTCTGCCGACATGCCGCCCGGGAGCATTCCGGCGCGGGCGCCCCCACCATGTACAGCACTGGCGCGGACGCGTCGGTATCCAGGGAGTGAATTCGGTTGTCGACCGCCATCCTCACCGGTCAGCCGGTCCCCGGATCGTCGATCGAGGGCGATCTGCGGTCCCTCGGCTTCGACGTGCGGGTCGCGGCCGACGCCGCCGAGGCCGAGACCCTGCTCGCCGGGGTGCCGGGCGGGGAGCGGGTCGCCCTGGTCGACGCCCGGTTCGTGGGACATGTGCACGCGCTGCGCCTCGGCCTGACCGACCCCCGCTTCCCGCTCGCCGCGATCCCGGGCGCCGTCACCGCACAGCCGGCCGGCCGCCAGGCCCTGACCCGGGCGATGGCCCGTGAGAACTCCGCGGGCGGCGGCACCACCCTCGTCGACAGCCTCGCCGACCGTATCCTCACCGCCCTGGACGCCGACGGCGCCGACGTGCACCGCCCCGAACTGGGCAGCCTCGTCGCCACCGTCCCCGCCGACCCGCAGGCCCGCAACGAGGCACGGCAGGCGGTGACGGCCGTCGACGACGAGGCCGTACGCCTGAAGTCGGCCGTGAAGTCCCGCGACGGCTTCTTCACCACCTACTGCGTCAGCCCGTACTCCCGTTACATCGCCCGCTGGTGCGCCCGCCGCGGCCTGACCCCGAACCAGGTCACCACCGCCTCGCTGCTCACCGCCCTGATAGCGGCGGCCTGCGCGGCCACCGGTACCCGCGGCGGCTTCGTCGCGGCCGGCGTCCTGCTGATCGCGTCCTTCGTGCTGGACTGCACCGACGGCCAGCTCGCCCGCTACTCCCTGCAGTACTCCACGCTCGGCGCCTGGCTCGACGCCACCTTCGACCGGGCCAAGGAGTACGCCTACTACGCCGGCCTCGCCCTCGGCGCCGCCCGCGGCGGAGACGACGTCTGGGCCCTCGCCCTCGGCGCCATGGTCCTGCAGACCTGCCGGCACATCGTGGACTTCTCCTTCAACGAGGCCAACCACGACGCCACCGCCAACACCAGCCCCACCGCCGCCCTCTCCGACAAGCTCGACAGCGTCGGCTGGACGGTCTGGGTGCGCCGCATGATCGTCCTGCCCATCGGCGAGCGCTGGGCGATGATCGCCGTCCTCACCGCCGTCACCACCCCTCGCGTCACCTTCTACGCGCTGCTCATCGGCTGCGCCTTCGCGGCGACGTACACCACGGCGGGCCGGGTGTTGCGCTCCCTCACCCGCAAGGCCCGGCGGACCGACCGCGCGGCGGGCGCCCTGGCCGACCTGGCGGACAGCGGCCCGCTCGCCCAGGGCTTCGCCGAGGCGCTCAAGAAGCCCGCGCGCACGCTGCCGGGCTTCACGGCGCCCGCCGTCGCCCTCCTCGGGGGTCTCGCCGTCGTCCTCACGTCCGCGCTGACCGGCTTCGGCGGGCCCTGGCCGATCGTCGCCGCGCTCGCCTACGCCCTGACCTCGGGCCTCGCCGTCGCCCGCCCCCTCAAGGGCGCCCTCGACTGGCTGGCCCCCCCGTTCCTCCGCGCCGCGGAATACGGCACCGTCCTCGTCCTGGCGGCCAAGGCGGACGTGAACGGAGCCCTTCCTGCGGCTTTCGGGCTGGTGTCCGCGGTCGCCTACCATCACTACGACACGGTGTACCGCATCCGCGGCAACGCCGGAGCGCCCCCGGCCTGGCTGGTGCGTTCCATCGGGGGGCACGAAGGGCGGACGCTGCTCGTCACCGTCCTCGCCGCGCTGCTCACCGCCTCGCAGTTCACGGTCGCGCTCACGGCTCTCGCCGTGGCCGTGGCCCTGGTGGTGCTCGTCGAGAGCATCCGCTTCTGGGTGTCCGCAGGGGCGCCCGCCGTACACGATGAAGGAGAACCCGCATGATCGGCCTCGTGCTGGCGGCCGGCGCCGGACGGCGTCTGCGCCCCTACACCGACAGCCTTCCCAAGGCGCTGGTGCCGGTGGGGCCCGCGGGCATAGAGGGCGAACCCACGGTTCTCGACCTGACCCTCGCCAACTTCGCCGAGGTCGGCCTCACGGAGGCCGCGATCATCGTCGGCTACCGCAAGGAGGCCGTGTACGCGCGCAGGGAAGCGCTGGAGAAGAAGTACGGCCTCAAGCTCACCCTCATCGACAACGACAAGGCCGAGGAGTGGA
This region of Streptomyces caelestis genomic DNA includes:
- a CDS encoding ATP-binding protein codes for the protein MDDDGRGFGSRPEGCAAPLGPGPADPLPYEGVWRFTAPAVDASVPQARHAVRDLLLRQGAPVSDDLAQGLLLIVSELVTNAVKHAAVLSPTIAVELAVGAEWLRLSVEDNHPYRPTALETDHGRTGGRGLLLVREITHEAGGVCEVDHTASGGKVIWVTLPLKPARFP
- the idi gene encoding isopentenyl-diphosphate Delta-isomerase, producing the protein MPITPATATHSPSSGTADAILLELVDEDGVTIGTAEKLAAHQPPGQLHRAFSVFLFDEYGRLLLQQRALGKYHSPGVWSNTCCGHPYPGEAPFAAAARRTFEELGASPSLLAEAGTVRYNHPDPESGLVEQEYNHLFVGMVQAVVRPDPQEVASTAFVTPPELAERHDKGPFSSWFMTVLDAARPAIRELTGASAGW
- a CDS encoding cation diffusion facilitator family transporter; protein product: MGAGHDHGHAHGAPAGGTATSAYRGRLRVALAITLGIVVVQIVGGVLADSLALVADSAHMATDALGLGMALLAIRFANLPPSDRATFGYARAEILAALANCLLLLGVGGYVVYESVQRFVTPADTEGHLAVVFGAIGLVANMVSLALLMRGQKESLNVRGAFLEVAADALGSVTVIVSALVIMITGWQAADPIASLVIALMIVPRTVKLLRETLNVLLEAAPKGVDMAEVRAHILATDGVEDVHDLHAWTITSGMPVLSAHVVVSSEVLSAIGHEKMLHELQDCLGGHFDVEHCTFQLEPGGHREHEAHLCH
- the galE gene encoding UDP-glucose 4-epimerase GalE, producing MTWLITGGAGYIGAHVARAMNEAGERVLALDDLSAGVPARLPAGVPLVEGSSLDGDLLKRLLTEHGVTGVVHLAARKQVAESVAQPTRYYRENVGGLVTLLDAVAGAGIERFVFSSSAAVYGDPGVDLITEDTPCAPVNPYGETKLAGEWLVRAAGRAHGISTVCLRYFNVAGAAAPELADTGVFNIVPMVFDRLTRDEAPRIFGADYPTPDGTCVRDYIHVTDLAEAHLAAARRLADGGVTGDLTVNIGRGEGVSVRELITVIGEVTGDRRPPLVEGRRPGDAPRAVASAARAAAELGWTARRGVREMAESAWRGWLLHHGS
- a CDS encoding DUF5941 domain-containing protein; the protein is MSTAILTGQPVPGSSIEGDLRSLGFDVRVAADAAEAETLLAGVPGGERVALVDARFVGHVHALRLGLTDPRFPLAAIPGAVTAQPAGRQALTRAMARENSAGGGTTLVDSLADRILTALDADGADVHRPELGSLVATVPADPQARNEARQAVTAVDDEAVRLKSAVKSRDGFFTTYCVSPYSRYIARWCARRGLTPNQVTTASLLTALIAAACAATGTRGGFVAAGVLLIASFVLDCTDGQLARYSLQYSTLGAWLDATFDRAKEYAYYAGLALGAARGGDDVWALALGAMVLQTCRHIVDFSFNEANHDATANTSPTAALSDKLDSVGWTVWVRRMIVLPIGERWAMIAVLTAVTTPRVTFYALLIGCAFAATYTTAGRVLRSLTRKARRTDRAAGALADLADSGPLAQGFAEALKKPARTLPGFTAPAVALLGGLAVVLTSALTGFGGPWPIVAALAYALTSGLAVARPLKGALDWLAPPFLRAAEYGTVLVLAAKADVNGALPAAFGLVSAVAYHHYDTVYRIRGNAGAPPAWLVRSIGGHEGRTLLVTVLAALLTASQFTVALTALAVAVALVVLVESIRFWVSAGAPAVHDEGEPA